DNA sequence from the Cucurbita pepo subsp. pepo cultivar mu-cu-16 unplaced genomic scaffold, ASM280686v2 Cp4.1_scaffold001041, whole genome shotgun sequence genome:
CCATCTCAATTCCAACCAACGTTTTTCATGTTTCAGCTCAAGTAAGTTAGTGCTTGATAGTTGATTCTCACTTCCTTATATATTGTAAGAAAGGTGAATTACTATTCTTTTATCTATATGTAAAATCAACCAGTATTGGCTACATAAACATAGTTCATCTCCAATTAATCAAGATAGTACATGCCTCATGTTCAAGTTCTTATGGTCACCTACCTAGAATCTCATATCCTATGAGTTCTCTTGTCAACCAAATGGTTGTCCCGTGAGAATAGTCAATATGCGTGCAAACAGGCTTGGACATTcactatatttaaaaacttataatacttgcaattataaaaaatttcctACAACACATGGGCTACTAACAGAACATACGAAGACTGATTCTAAGAGTGGGCCACTTCAACTACACAGAGGTGACTAACCTGAATATGATCCTTTGACACAGCAAGCGTGAATTCCACTTCTTTGTCTGAACCATGATCATGATCATTAGGCtgcaaaataagaaaaattgaatACATAGGACACAAGGAAGAAAACACTGTAATTAAATGAAGTACAAATGTTAGTGATACAGccagagaaaaataaaaaacgcgTTTAATTCAACatacaaattatttaacaaacaaatttataaacaaaaaaatatagaaaaaattgCATTCAAATGAGGAAAGCATTACGTGACTTAATATTTCATCAACAAACTTCTCTTTCTTAATTAAACATAGTATAAGAGAAAGAGGTCTTTTGTTTGAACCCCTGAAAAATCATTTCCTTcccaattaatattgatttccaCTTGTTGGAGCCTTCTACAAATTATCAAGCCCATAAGTGAGGGAAAGTGTTGTAGGTGTTGATATAGTTAAATCTACCATGCTCCATCAGCTTAAGTTTTTGGTTTGATTAGGGATTTAGCATGATCTCAAAGCCAGAGTCCTAAGAATATTGGGGTATTTTGGAATTGATAAAAGTTGCCAGCAATGTGCTTTCGGATTGGTTTTCAGCGTTGTGTTTGCTTATGGGGAGTGTTTGAAACTTCTATTTTTCTAGGGTGTGGTTGGTGATTAGAAGTTGCTGGCCgcatttttttggtttaaccaatttcttctctttcaagtATAAAGATTGGATGAACGGAGACAATGAAGGCATGAACATTAACCAATCTCTTCTCTCTAAAGAATAAGGCTAGCCAAAAGAGTTAGGGAGGTGGGAAGTTCTAGATACTATCTGCTCTCGTAGTTTATCCTAAATTCAATGGAAGAATCACCTacaattcaataaaaattcgATGAATAAacacttctttttcttaaataatgaTCTGGGCAGGAAATTTTTCGTTCCAAGTAAATCCCACTTCTCTAGACCAGAGTCAGAACCATGTCTTACACCTAAAACCTGctaaatcaatattaatcGGAGCAATTTTCCTCCTTTGTGATATTTGATTGAACACGATGACAACTGTCAAGATCAGATTATAGGACGCCAGGATCAAAGAAATTCCAAAATACCTCGAGCAATAGACCAGTCACAAATCCTTGCTGAAGAGGATGACCAAATGGAGATCCACCAAGCATTGCATCTCGAACTCGATCATTAAAACTGAAAAAAcacgataaatttaaaaatgccCAATATTACTTTACATTTTTGTGCATAAAAGAAACACGTGCCAAGCTAATAGGGAAATCACGTTTCCTAACTAGCGAACAGTCGTATTTATAAATTGAGACCAAATAACACAGACATCAAAATGAGGTGTTTATATTCATACAATCAACCAAGAAAATTAACAAAGGCGCAAGATCCATAAGGTAGAAATATCTCCATCCTTTAAGATCTCTTAGAACAtaaaatggggaaaaaaagtgattttgcatttttcaataaaattgcCAAGAGCAGCCACTAGTTAGTCCATCTCGATGATTGCTTCGCAGATTTGCAATTGAAACATCTATTGCCTGATATCATAAAACttgcagaagaaaaaaagtatatacCTCCCAATTCCAGTTCCAAAAAGATTGAACTGTGATGCATTTACTCCACGACCATTTTTTGCAACTTCGCCGAAGTCCCATCCTTCACCATATCTAAATTGAAATGTGTGAGAATGCAAAAGAATCTCCAAATCTCACATTGGAATTAACTTATGCTACAAACACAATGTGCAACAGTGAGGAAATTTGCCCAAACTTACAGGTAGATACTTGAACCATCAACTCCATTCTTTTCCTGTGTTAATATTTGCAGTGCGTTTTTTGCTTTCAACTTCAAGTAACCATAAATTTCATGCAGACCAGAAGTTTAGTCTTAGTTTCAAAGTTCATGTACAGTGGGCTCAATAGCCATTGCAACATTAGAATCAGATAATAAATATCGAGTGTTGCAATTGAATTATGAAGCTCTAAAGTACTATGCATGAATTTAAGTGAAAATAAAGTCACATACCATAGTACTTGTCATCAAATGCCCCATAAGATCAAACCGAAATCCATCAACCTGGGAAACATCAAGAAATTGTGTTCGACAGATATAAAGGTCAAGTTCTGTCTGCATGCAACAGCATAAAGGAGCTGAAGATTCAATCTTTTTGTATGTAAATACCTTATAATCAACTACCCAATGTAAGATATCATCCACAATCATGCGTTCAACCATAAAATGCTCACTGGCAGTGTTATTTACACAGGTACTGTTCTCAATGAAACCATCAATGTTCCTCCTCAAATAGTAACCCGGTACAATCTACCAGAGAGGAAAACGAtatcataaagaaaaacagaaaccCTCATCGAGAAAATGTTAACATGAAGAGGTAAGACATGAACAACGAAATCTTTAGTGGTGGGTTGAGCAATATTGAAAGCACAAGAATGCATCAAAAACAATTAGAGTTGAGACCTTATCAAGAACAGAACTTGGATCAAAAGGTCCACATCCATGTAGATGATTATAGACAACATCCAACACAACACGAAGGCCAATTTGGTTAAGTGCCTGTAACAAACATTGAATACTTTAAAATGATAGATTGCACAACTTGCAATTGATAACTgaatatatattgatttagaCTTGTTAGAAACATAAACAAGTTTGTCAACCTGAACCATCTTTCTGAACTCAATTAAACGACAAGGACCATTAGGATCACTAGCATAGCTTCCTTTAGGTACTCCCCACAGAATAGGATTATACCTAAAAAGACACAACAAACATACATAAATGAGTCTATAAAACTCAAAGAACCTAACAGCTTTAAAGAAGACTCCAAAATCAAGAGCTTACCCCCAGTTATACCCATCGCTGTTTTGGATATCTGCAATTAATGATTGTTGTTCAGCTGAATCTGGAGGAAGTTTTTCCAGAAGTTCGATATCTGTAACATGTCTTATGTCGACAGTGAGTGCTAAACACATCAAATGCTACAAGGACTCCTTTAATCATCTCAAATAGAATTAAGAAACACCAATCATTTGTGATCATATATTGATAGGACCCAAGTACACATTATTGACTctagaagaaagaacaaaagccAGGAGAATGCATCACATTTGGTGGAAGCAGGTTGTTGTTAGTTAATGACAGGAACATAATTTGCTAACAACAAATGATTCGAAGCGAATGAAAGAAATGCACGCNNNNNNNNNNNNNNNNNNNNNNNNNNNNNNNNNNNNNNNNNNNNNNNNNNNNNNNNNNNNNNNNNNNNNNNNNNNNNNNNNNNNNNNNNNNNNNNNNNNNNNNNNNNNNNNNNNNNNNNNNNNNNNNNNNNNNNNNNNNNNNNNNNNNNNNNNNNNNNNNNNNNNNNNNNNNNNNNNNNNNNNNNNNNNNNNNNNNNNNNNNNNNNNNNNNNNNNNNNNNNNNNNNNNNNNNNNNNNNNNNNNNNNNNNNNNNNNNNNNNNNNNNNNNNNNNNNNNNNNNNNNNNNNNNNNNNNNNNNNNNNNNNNNNNNNNNNNNNNNNNNNNNNNNNNNNNNNNNNNNNNNNNNNNNNNNNNNNNNNNNNNNNNNNNNNNNNNNNNNNNNNNNNNNNNNNNNNNNNNNNNNNNNNNNNNNNNNNNNNNNNNNNNNNNNNNNNNNNNNNNNNNNNNNNNNNNNNNNNNNNNNNNNNNNNNNNNNNNNNNNNNNNNNNNNNNNNNNNNNNNNNNNNNNNNNNNNNNNNNNNNNNNNNNNNNNNNNNNNNNNNNNNNNNNNNNNNNNNNNNNNNNNNNNNNNNNNNNNNNNNNNNNNNNNNNNNNNNNNNNNNNNNNNNNNNNNNNNNNNNNNNNNNNNNNNNNNNNNNNNNNNNNNNNNNNNNNNNNNNNNNNNNNNNNNNNNNNNNNNNNNNNNNNNNNNNNNNNNNNNNNNNNNNNNNNNNNNNNNNNNNNNNNNNNNNNNNNNNNNNNNNNNNNNNNNNNNNNNNNNNNNNNNNNNNNNNNNNNNNNNNNNNNNNNNNNNNNNNNNNNNNNNNNNNNNNNNNNNNNNNNNNNNNNNNNNNNNNNNNNNNNNNNNNNNNNNNNNNNNNNNNNNNNNNNNNNNNNNNNNNNNNNNNNNNNNNNNNNNNNNNNNNNNNNNNNNNNNNNNNNNNNNNNNNNNNNNNNNNNNNNNNNNNNNNNNNNNNNNNNNNNNNNNNNNN
Encoded proteins:
- the LOC111786115 gene encoding pullulanase 1, chloroplastic-like, producing MSFLFSSSLHLLPPSNPATSFSHHLPPRIAAVPSSHPVGGVFSLAATSLSHYPDGHSRCGPLYCSSSASMSVEESTSASQLEDSLLYARAFWVSRYVIAWNVEVGSGSCYLFGSKMATLRVKDGVVEGYDVKIKLEKDRGPLPENVLRNHHLMCLALTVDIRHVTDIELLEKLPPDSAEQQSLIADIQNSDGYNWGYNPILWGVPKGSYASDPNGPCRLIEFRKMVQALNQIGLRVVLDVVYNHLHGCGPFDPSSVLDKIVPGYYLRRNIDGFIENSTCVNNTASEHFMVERMIVDDILHWVVDYKVDGFRFDLMGHLMTSTMLKAKNALQILTQEKNGVDGSSIYLYGEGWDFGEVAKNGRGVNASQFNLFGTGIGSFNDRVRDAMLGGSPFGHPLQQGFVTGLLLEPNDHDHGSDKEVEFTLAVSKDHIQ